The sequence CCGAGCACGTCGATCGAAAAGCCGTATTCGAAGGTGGTCGAGGGCTGCTGTGCTAGCGGCAGCTTGGTGATGCGGTCGACGAAGGCTTGCGTATCGCCTTCGATCGCCGGCGCGATCCCGTCAGGATATTGCCGAGCCACCGGACTCGAGCTGTCGGGGCGGCCGCCATACATCAGACCGGAGGTGTGGCGATAGAGATCATGGATGAAGATCGGCGAGGCCTGCGGTTCGAGCTTGAGGGACCCGTCCGCCTGGGGCACGCCGACCTTCATGTCGGCAAAGCCGGGATAGTAGTCGGACAACTTGGCCTGGAGCGGCAGCCGGCCCTGCTCCATCAGCGTCAGGCCTGCTACCGCCGCCATCGGCTTGGTCATCGAGGCCAGCGCGAAGATCGCGTCGATCGGCATCGGCGTGCCCTTGTCCGGGTCGAGCATGCCGTAGGCCTTGTAGTGTACGAGCCTGCCGTCGCGTGCCACCGCGACGACCGCGCCGGGCACGCGCTTGGCGGCGATCTCGCGCGCGAAGAAGTTATCGAGACGTGCGAGCCCCGGCTTGGAGATGCCGGCGTCGTCGGGATTGGTTTCGGGCAGCGGCGCAGCGTTGGCTGCGCCGAACGTGATGATGGCAGCCGCTGCGATCATGGCGATCGTCTTGTTCATTGCATCCTCCCAAGAGGCGAGCTCGTTAGGCCGTGGCTCGCTCGACAACCAGATCACGACCGCACCGGAATGAAGTCAAGCGCAGGCAGGGCATGTCTGGGACGCGGGGGAAATGCGGGAACCTTATCGTCCTTCGCCCGCGCGCCACAGCGCATCGAGGCCGTGCCGGTAGGTCGGGCAAGTCAAGGTGACGCCGAGCTCGTGCTTCAGCTTCGCGTTGGAGACGCGAGCGCTGCTGGCATAGAAGCTGCGGGCCATCGGCGACATCTCGGCGGTAGCGAACGGCTCTTCGGGCGGCGGTGCAACGCCCATCAGCTGCGCGGCATAGGTGATCACGTCCTGCGGCGGCGCGGGCTGGTCGTCACAGACGTTCCAGATGCCGCCCTTCGGGTGATGAACAGCGGCGATGATCGCGCTCGCGATGTCGTCGACGTGGATGCGGTTGAAGACCTGCCCCGGCTTGATGATGCGCCGGGCCGTTCCAGCGCGTAGCGTCGCCAGTGCGTTGCGGCCGGGGCCATAGATGCCGGCGAGCCGGAGGATCGCGGCATCGCCACCGGTCGCATCCGTCCAGGCCTGCTCCGCCGCGATCCGCATTTGCGCGCGCGCGAGCGCAGCCTGCGGCGGCGTGCTCTCGTCCACCCATCCGCCGCCGTGGTCGCCATAGACGCCGATGGTAGAGAGATAGATGACCTTGCAGCGGCGCGCGGCCAGCGCGTCACCGAACGCATCGAGTGCGGGATCGCCGGTGCTGCCGGGCGGAATCGAGACGAGAAGGACATCGGCCTCGCTGATGCGTTCGGCTGTCGCGCGGTCCGGACCTCTCCCGGAGAAAGCATGCAGCTCGATGCCGGGGAGATCATCCCGCTGCGCGGGATTGCGCACGGTGCCGGCGATATGCGTGAAGGCGCCGCCGTATTTGCGAACGAAATGGCGGGCGCTGTAGCCGAAGCCGAGAATGAAGAGCCGCATGCCTTTGCCGTGCCGGTCGGAGTTCCATCGCGCCGCTGCGCGCGTCTCCGCTCATAAGAGATTTTTGGGGCGGGCAAAAGATATTGCGATTTGTCTCGGCCGCAGCACCGGGCGATGGTTGCTCATGACGATGCATGTAGAAGCGGTCACCATCGCGCCATCGGGCGCCGCCGACCTGATCCGGCAGGCCGCCGCGCTGATCTTCGACGTCGACGGCACCCTCGCCGAAACCGAGGAGCTCCACCGGCAGGCCTTCAACCATGCCTTCTCGCGACACGGGCTCGGCTGGGAATGGGACCGTGCGGTCTACAAGGACCTGTTGCGCGTGACCGGCGGCAAGGAGCGCATGCGTGCCTATCATGCAAGGCTGGAGACAGCCGTGCCCCTATCCGACGTGGACATCGCGGAGCTCCACCGCATCAAGACCGCGCAGTATGCCGGGCTGATCGAGACCGGCTGCTGCCCGTTGCGGCCGGGCGTGGCGGAGCTGCTGGCTGCGGCGAAGGCGCGCGGCCAGCGGCTTGCGATCGCGACCACCACCTCGCACGGCAATATCGATGCACTGCTGTCGCAGGCGCTGGGGCCGCGTTGGGCCGTGGATTTCGACGCCGTCGTTGCCGGTGACGATGTCAGGCACAAGAAGCCCGCGCCGGACGTCTATCTCGAAGTGCTGGCGCGGCTGCGGCTGGATGCGCCCGACTGCGTCGCGATCGAGGATTCCGCCAACGGGCTGATCGCGGCCTCGCGGGCCAACATTCCGGTGCTCATCACCCGCAGCCTGTTCTTCCGGGACGATGATTTCAGCGATGCACGGGCCGTACTGGACGATTTGTCCAGGCTTGGATGAGGCGCTAAACGAAAACGAAACGGCGAAAACAACCCCATGCACAGTAGATCACGCCGCCGTGATCGCCGTCCTCAGTGGACGCGATGGCTTGCTCTATCGTCCTCGGACTGCTCGACAATTTGCGCGATCGGGCTCGATTGGTGATGCACCAGGCGCCAGCCGTCGCCGACGCGGCGAAAATGGTTCGCAGCAGCCAAGGCGGTGCCGTCGACGATCTCGATGCAGAGCACGCGGGCGCTGTCGCCGTCGACGATGGCCTGCGGCTCGGCGCAGACGATCTGGGGCCGTTCCGGGTTCTGCAGGATGTCGCGCCAGCTTCCGATCACCGTGGCCCGCCCGATGATCGCCGGCCAGCCGGGATGAATGCAGGAAATGGTGTCGTCATCCGCCCACATCCGCTGCATTTCCTCGAAATCGCCGGCCGAAAAGGCGGCGTAGAAGGCCGCGTTCGCGGCGATGACCTTGCTGTCCTTTGCCATGCCTTCCGGGTGCGGCAATGACAGGCAAAAATCAAGCGCGACTTCCGTCGACTTTGAACGCAGTGCAGCATTGTCCGCTTCGTGGTCAGGCGGTGACGTGCGCCTCCACCGCACATCGCGCGCCATCCTTGTAGAGGCGGCCGAGCGCGGTGGTGACGGCCTCGCGCAGGCGCGGCTCGGCACCGAACGCCCCGAACACCTTCGTGACCCCGAGCAGTGCGGGCGCGAGCCGCTCGGCGGCGGGTCCCGCCTCGCGCGCCAGCGACGCGAACTCGGCGGCGAGCGGATCACGCACGTCGATCGCGCGGCCGTGCTCATCTATTGCGGTGACGTAGCGCATCCAGCCGGCCACCGCGAGCGCATGGGTTGCGATCGGCAAGTCCTTGCGCAGGCGATCCTGCATCGCGCCGAGCAGGCGCTGTGGCAGCTTCTGCGAGCCGTCCATCGCGATCTGCCAGGTGCGGTGATGCAGCGCCGGATTGGCGAAGCGCTTCAGTAGCGAGGCGCGATAGGCGGCGAGGTCGGTACCAGCAGGCATGGTCAGCGTCACCGCAGCCTCCTCCATCACCTGCGCGGCGAGGCGCGCGAAGTGCGGATCCTGCATGGTGTCGGCGATAGTCTCGTAGCCCGAGAGATAGCCGAGATAGGCGAGCGCCGAATGGCTGGCGTTGAGCAGCCGCAGCTTCATCAGCTCGAACGGCTTGACGTCGGCGACGAGCTCGACGCCAGCTGCGGCAAGATCGGGCCGGCCTGCGGTGAAACGATCCTCGACCACCCATTGCGTGAAAGGCTCGGTCATCACCGGCCAGGCGTCGCGCATGCCCAGTGCCGATGACACCGCATCCCGGTCGGCATCCGTCGACTCAGGCACGATACGGTCGACCATGGTCGAGGGAAAGGCGACCGTATCCGCGATCCACTTGCCGAGATCCTTCGACCGCAGCGCGGCGAACTGCGTCACGATGCGCTGCACGGTGTGACCATTGGCGGCGAGGTTGTCGCAGCACAGCACCGTGAAGGGCGAGAGCCCCTGGGCACGCCGGCGCGCCAGCGCAGCCACGAGGAAGCCGGGCGCCGAGCGCGGCGCATCGGGGTTGTTGAGGTCGTGCACGATGTCGGGATGCCGCTCGTCGAGATCGCCGGTCTGCGGCGTGTGGCAATAGCCCTTCTCGGTGACCGTGAGCGAGACGATGCGGGTGGCGGGATCGGCCATTTGCCCGACCAGCCGCGCCGGGTTCTCGCGCGCGACGATGCTGTCGAGCAGCGCGCCGATGACGCGATGCTGGGTGCCTTCCGCCGACCGGATGGCAACGGTGTAGAGATGGTCCTGCGGGGCGAGGGCATCGCGTGTATCCGGGCTACGCAGGCTCGCGCCGATGATGCCCCAGGATGTGCTGCCTGCGGCAAGGCAATCATCGATGACGACGGCCTGGTGTGCGCGATGGAAGGCCCCGAGGCCGAGATGCACGATCCCGGGCGTCATGCGTGAACGATCATAGGCCGGGCGCCAGATGCCAGCCGGCAGCCGGTCGAGATTGGCGCGGCCAAGACGCATCGAGCTCTGGCGCATGGACGTCCCCCCTTCGCTTCGCCGCTGCTTGACATGGCGCCCGTATCGGGTCAATGCTCTGGTCAATTGGTAAGACCAATTTTCCAAAATTGGCAGGCCGCGGGCGCCGGGAGGTGCCGCGCGACCCTTTCGGGAGGACCAGCGTGCCGCTGGAAGCTGTGGAGGCGAGACGGCTTTATCGCCAGGTCGCCGATCAATTGCGAAGCCTGATCGACAGCGGCGAGTACGCGGTCGGCAGCCGCTTGCCGACCGAGCGCGAGCTCGCCGAGCAGCTCAAGGTGTCGCGGCCAACGGTGCGCGAAGCCCTGATCGCGCTCGAGGTCGAAGGCCGCCTCCGCATCCGCGTCGGGTCCGGCATCTACGTGATCGAGCCCGCAGCCGTGACCGCGCCCGCACCCGCCGCCGTCATTGAGGGCCCGTTCGAGCTGCTGCGCGCCCGCGAATTCCTTGAAAGCGCGATCGCCGAAGAGGCAGCGCGCGTCGCGACCAGGGACGATATCGCCCGCATCGATGTGTCGCTCGTCGCGATGGAGAATGTCGAGCATCCCGGCGAAGCCTCGATGGTCCACGACCGGGCGTTTCACGTCGCGATCGCCGGAAGCCTCGGCAATGCCGTTCTGGTGCGCGTGGTCGGCGAGCTGTTCGACCAGCGCCTCAATCCCTATTTCGCGCAGCTGGCGCATTATTTCGAAAGCCCCGGCACCTGGCGCACGGCGCTCGACGAGCATCGCGCGGTGCGGGACGCGGTCGCCGCGCATGACCCCGACGCCGCGCGCGAGGCGATGCGCGAGCATCTGGCGCGCTCCCAGGCGCGGTTTGCGCAGAATTTCGGTGCCGAGACCGCGGCGGCATCGTCGTCCGGACGCAGCCGCGCGGTGCGAACTGCGGCACAACCGGTAAAGCCGAAACAGGCGCCGAAGAAGCGAACCGCGAGCAGAGATGCGCGTCGGCGATGAGATTGGACGGCCCGCATCCTCTTGGGGCGGGTGAACAAGAAGCAGACTTGAACGATGGAGGAAAAGTCGATGTTGAAGAAGATGACGATTGCCGTGGCGATCTCTGCCGCTACGCTGCTGGCTGCGACCAGCGCAGGCATGGCGCAGACCAAGCTCAAATGGGCCCATGTCTACGAGACCTCGGAGCCGTTCCACACCGCATCGGTGTGGGCCGCGCAGGAAATCGGCAAGCGCACCAACGGGCGCTACGCGATCGAGGTCTATCCGGCCTCCCAGCTCGGCAAGGAAGCTGACATCAACCAGGGCCTCTCGCTCGGCTCGGTCGATATCATCATCTCGGGCTCCAGCTTCGCGGCCAAGAGCTTCGCGCCGATCGGCGTGACCTATTATCCCTACACCTTCCGCGACGCCGATCATCTGCTCGCCTACACCAAGAGCGACATCTTCAAAGAGCTAGCCAAGGGCTATGAGGACAAGAGCGGCCACCACATCGTCGCGGTGACCTATTACGGCGTGCGCCAGACCTCGTCGAACAAGCCGATCAAGACCTGCGCCGACATGAAGGGCCTGAAGATGCGCGTGCCCGACGTGCCGGCCTATCTCGCCATGCCGCGCGCCTGCGGCGCCAACACCGCGCCGATCGCCTTCGCCGAAGTCTATCTCGCGCTCCAGAACGGCACCGTCGAGGCCCAGGAGAATCCGCTGACCACGATCGAGGCCAAGAAGTTCTACGAGGTGCAGAAGCACATCGTGCTGACCGGCCACATCGTCGACCACCTCAACACCGTGATCGCCGGCGCGCTGTGGAAGAAGCTCTCTGACGAGGACAAGAAGATCTTCACCGACGTCGCCCAGGAAGCCGCAGCCAAGGCGACCGGAGAGATCAAGCAGAACGAGGCCAAGCTGGTCGCCTTCTTCAAGGAAAAGGGCCTGACCGTGACCGAGGTCGACAAGAACGAGTTCCGCGACACCGTGCTGAAGAACGTCGCGTTCGAGACCTTCGGCTATCGCAAGGCCGACTGGGAAAAGATCCAGGCGGTGAAGTGACGGCGTAGCCGTCATTCCGGGGCGGTCTGTAGGACCGAACTATGGTGCGCAGCTGCGCACCTGAGAATCTCGAGGTTCCGGGTTCGACGCTGAGGCGGCGGCCCGGAACGACGATCTGAAGAGAGGTAACCCATGTCCACCGCCGAAATCCACCGGCAGATCACTGCGGACGAGATCGCCCATACGTTCGAGGAAGAGGCGACGCCGAAGGTCGATCTCGGCGTCTACGCGTTCGAAGACTGGGTGGCGCTCGCGATCTTCTGGGTGATGGCGCTCGCCGTCTTCCTCCAGTTCTTCACCCGTTACGTGCTCAACGACAGCTACGCCTGGACCGAGGAGATCGCGACCTATTGCCTGATCGGCGTCGTCTTCATCGGCTCTTCGATGTGCGTGCGGCTGTCGCGGCACATCCAGGTCGACCTGGTCTATCGCTATCTGCCGCACCTCGTGGCGCGCGCGCTGTCGACGGCCATCGACCTGATCCGGATCGCCTTCTTCGGCTACGCCATCAAGCTGGTCTGGGTCTACATCCAGATCATCGGCGACGAGCAGATGACCACGATCAATCTTCCCAAGGACTACGTCTATTACGCCGTGCTGCTCGGCTTCGCGCTGATGTTTGCACGCTCCGTGCAGGTGGCGATACAGAACTGGCGGCAGGGCTACTCGGTCCTCGAACGTCCCGGTGCCTACGACGGATCGGAAGGATAACACCATGCTGCTGTTGCTCGGAGGCTTTCTCGTCCTGATGCTGCTCGGCGTTCCCGTGGCGATCGCCATGGCGGTGTCGTCGCTGCTCTACATCCTGGTCAGCGGCGTGACGCCCGACGTCACGCTGGCGCAGCGCATGATCGCCGGCGTCGAGAGCTTCCCGCTGCTCGCCGTGCCGTTCTTCATCCTGGCCGGCAACCTCATGAACATCGCCGGCGTGACCGGGCGTATCTACAAATTCGCCGTCGCGCTGGTCGGCTGGATGCGCGGCGGCCTCGGCCACGTCAACATCATCGGCTCGGTGATCTTCTCCGGCATGTCCGGCACCGCGATCGCCGACGCCGCCGGTCTCGGCACCATCGAGATCAAGGCGATGAAGGACCACGGCTACTCCACCGAATTCTCGGTCGGCGTCACCGCGGCCTCGGCGACGCTCGGGCCCATCATCCCGCCGTCGCTGCCCTTCGTGATCTACGGCATGATGGCGAACGTCTCGATCGGCGCGCTGTTCCTGGGCGGCGTCATTCCCGGCGTCGTGCTGACGCTGTTCATGATGGTCACCGTCACCTATTTCGCGCACAAGAACAAATGGGGCAGCGACACGCCGTTCTCCTGGCCGCAGCTCGGTTCGGCCGGGCTCGAGATCCTGATCGTGCTGTCATTCCCGATGGCGATCTGGCTGATGGTGCTTGCGGGCCTCTCGGTCAACATGGCGGTCGTGATCGGACTCGGCACGCTGCTCCTGATCGACTGGTATTTCGACTTCTCCGCGGTGATGGCGCTGATGGCGCCGGTGATCCTGATCGGCGGCATGACGCTCGGCTGGTTCACGCCGACGGAAGCCGCGGTCGCCGCGGTGATCTGGTCGCTGTTCCTCGGCCTCGTGCGCTACCGAACCATGACGTTCCGGACCGTCGCCAAGGCGACGTTCGACACCATCGAGACCACAGCCTCGGTACTGTTCATCGTCACGGCAGCCTCGATCTTCGCCTGGCTGCTGACGGTGTCGCAGGCCGCCCAGATGCTGTCGGACTGGATGCTCAGCATCACCCAGAACAAATGGGTGTTCCTGGCGCTCGCCAACGTCCTGATCCTGTTCGTCGGTTGCTTCATCGACACCACGGCGGCAATCACCATCTTGGTGCCGATCCTGCTGCCGATCGTGCTCAAGCTCGGCATCGATCCGATTCACTTCGGCCTGATCATGACGCTGAACCTGATGATCGGCCTCCTGCATCCGCCGCTCGGCATGGTGCTGTTCGTGCTTGCCCGCGTGGCCAAGCTCTCGGTCGAGCGCACGACCGTGGCGATCCTGCCCTGGCTGGTGCCGCTGATGCTCGCGCTGATCGCGATCACTTTCATTCCCGAACTGACCCTCTGGCTGCCGAAATACATGGGACTGTCCAAATGACCTCTACTGCTCTCGCCGCAACCCTGTTCGGCCCCGAAGATTTGCGCATGGTCGAACATCCGCTCGACAAGCTGGCGGAAGGCATGGTGCGCGTCCGCTTCGGCGCGGGCGGCATCTGCGGCTCGGACATGCACTACTTCCGCCATGCCCGCACCGGTGACTTCGTGGTGAAGTCGCCGCTTGTGCTCGGTCACGAGATCTCGGGTGAGGTCGTGGAGATCTCCGGCACTGCTGCCAATCTGAAGGTCGGCGACCGCGTCGCGGTCAACCCGTCGCGCTGGTGCGGCCGGTGCGTCGCTTGCCGCGAGGGCCGGCCGAACCTCTGCGAGAACATCTATTTCATGGGCTCGGCCTCCAAGACGCCGCACATGCAGGGCGGCTTTGCGAATTACTTCGATGCCATTCCCGCGCAGTGCGTGAAGATTCCCGATCACGTGTCCTATCAGGCTGCAGCGCTGGCGGAGCCGCTCGCGGTCTGCCTGCACGCGGTCGCGCGTGCCGGCAACATCGAAGGCAAGCGCGGCATCATCTTCGGCGCCGGTCCGATCGGGCTTCTGACCATGCTCGCCGCCCACCGCGCCGGCATGACCGATGTCACGGTGGCCGACATCGCGCCGGCGCCGCTCGCTTTCGCGACCCGGCTCGGCGCCTCGCATGTCGAGAATGTCTCGGGTGGCGAGGAGGGGCTGAAGGCGCAGGCGGCTTCGCGTCCCTATGACGTCGCCTTCGAGGTCTCGGGTACCGCCGCCGGCCTTGCCAGCGCCATCGGCATCGTCAGGCGTGGCGGCGTCGTGGTGCAGATTGGCAATCTGCCAGGCGGGCAGATCCCGACGCCATCGAATGCGGTGATGGCCAAGGAGATCGACCTGCGCGGCTCGTTCCGGTTCGGCTTCGAGTTCATGAACGCGGTGGAACTGATCGCCGACGGCAGCGTCGACGTGCTTTCACTGGTGACGGCCGAGCGGCCACTGTCGACCGCGCCCGACGCGCTTAGGCTGGCGCTCGATCGCTCGCAAAGCGTCAAGGTCGTGCTGACCGCGAATTGATGGGAGGCAACGCATGATGCTGGAGGGATGGCGCTGGTACGGGCCGGATGATCCGGTCTCGCTCGACGACGTCAGGCAGGCCGGGGCGAGCGACATCGTCTCGGCCCTGCATCAGGTGCCGATCGGCGAAGCCTGGACGCGGAAGGCGGTCGAGGAACGCAAGAACTTCATCGAGAACGGCCAGCCCGGCCGCTCGCAGCTGACATGGTCGGTGGTGGAATCGATTCCGATTCCCGACGACGTCAAGCGTCTCGGCGGCAAAGCGACGAAGTCCATCGAGGCATGGATCGCGAGCATGGAGGCGGTGGCCGCGTCCGGCATCAAGATCATCTGCTACAATTTCATGCCGGTCGTGGACTGGTGCCGCACGGACCTCGAATGGGAGTTGCCGAACGGCGCCCGCGCCATGCGGTTCGACCAGGACCGTTTTGCGGCGTTCGAGCTGCATATCCTCAAGCGCCCGGCCGCGGTTCAGGAATATTCGCCGGAAGAGCAGGTGCGCGCGAAAGCGCTGTTCGAGCAGATGAGCCAGGCCGATATCGACTATCTCGTCATGGTCATCGCCAGCGCACTGCCCGGTTCGACCACCGAGCCGATGACCATCCCGCAGTTCCGCGACCGGCTCGAGACCTATCGCGACATTACGCCAAAAATCCTGCGGCAGCATCTCGCCGAATTCCTGGCGCGCGTGACGCCGGTCGCCGAGCAGCTCGGGGTGTCGCTGACGCTGCATCCGGACGACCCGCCGCGGCCGCTGTTCGGCCTGCCCCGGATTGCCTCCAGCGCGGACGATTATCAGGCGCTGTTCGACGCCGTGCCGTCGAAGGCCAACGGCATCTGCCTGTGCACGGGATCGCTCGGCGTGCGCGCGGAGAACGATTTGCCCGACATGGCCGAACGCTTCGGCCCCCGCATTGCCTTTGCCCATCTGCGCGCCACCAAGCGCGAGACCGACGGCCTGTCGTTCTACGAGTCCGATCATCTCGACGGTGACGTCGACATGGTCGCGGTGCTCAAGGCGCTGCTCAAGGAGAACGCGCGGCGGTCGCCAGAGAAGAGGATCGTGTTCCGCCCCGATCACGGCCACCGCATGCTCGACGATCTCGCCGCGACCAAACGCACCAATCCCGGCTATACCGCGATCGGCCGGCTGCGCGGCCTCGCCGAGCTCCGCGGTGCGATCCGCGCAATCGAGCATCGGTGATTTGTGCCTCTGCGTCTCAAAACGTCATGGCCGGGCTTGTCCCGGCCATCCACGCCTAACCACGTCGCACGAAGAACGTGGATGCCCGGGACAAGCCCGGGCATGACGACCTCATCTTCGAGCGAGAGCATTGCATCGCTCCCTCAATAACACGCCGCCATCGCGCCGAGTTTCGGATAGAGCCGGTCGATCGCGGCGATCTCGCTCTTCATCTGCGCGATGATCCAGTCGCGGATCTCGGCAGCGATGGGGCGCATCGGGCGGTTGCGCGGCGGCAGGAATTCACACAGGCGCCGTGTGGTGGTGAGCCTGTCGGAGGCAGGCACCAGTGCGCCGGTGAGGAGCCAGTGCGAGGCAACGGTCAGCCAGCCGAGCGCGATGCCTTGACCCAGCAGCGCGGCCTGCACCACGACGGCGTAGTCGGTGAAGCTCAGCGCCTTGGCGGCGCCACGGCGTCCGGTGAGGAGCGATGCGTAGTCGGCGGCCCAGTCGCCCGGCGTCTCGGCGAGGCGGATGATGGTGTTGCCTTCGGCGGGGTCGGTCTCGCCGAGATAGGCGGGGCTGCACATCGGCAGCATGACCTCCTTCATGATCAGCGTACCTCCGGACGACGGCTCGTCGCGATCGCGAAAGCGCATGCCGAGGTCGACATTCTCCACCGGCCCGCGTAGCGCGCCGGAGATCAGCTGGAAGCGCAGATCGATTTGCGGAAACTGCTTCTGGAGCTTGTCGATGCGCGGCATCAACCAGTGCGTCGTGAAGGCGGAGGAGACCGACAGCGTCACCGTCTCGGTGCCCTTGCGCCGCCGCTCGATCTCGACGAGGCCGCTCTCGATGCTGCGAAAGCCTTCGAGCACGCGGCGATAGAGCAACTCGCCTTCCTCGGTGAGCACGGCGCGGCCAGCCTTGCGGTCGAACAGGCGGACGCCAAGATGCTCCTCGAACTGGCCGAGCATCCGGCTCACGGCCGGCTGCGTGACGTTCAGCTCGGCGGCGGCTGCCGTGAAGCTGCCGTTGCGCGCCGCTGCGTCGAAGACGAACAGGGCGTTGCTGGACGGCAGCATGCGGCGCAGCTCAGGCATAACTTCATGTTATGAGGCCGGTGAGAATTTGGCAATTGCCGGGTTTTGGCAAGTCTGGTGTCATTGGCATGACAGCCTAACGACAGGGCTTGCGCGAGAAGAGATGGTGCGGTGCACGCTTCGATCGCGAATGGCCAAATTCGCTGTCTATAAAGTAGGCTTATGGCGCGCAGGGAGGCACGCCATTCTGGGAGAGGCGAGGTCGATCGTTGGACAAACGAGCGGAAAGCGTCGAGATCAGGTCCGCCAGCAAGACCTATGGCGCCGTTCGCGCTCTCGATGACGTCTCCCTCAATGTCGGCGCGGGCGAGTTCGTCTCGTTGCTCGGCCCGTCAGGCTCCGGAAAGACCACGCTGCTCGGCATTTTGGGCGGCTTCATCCTTCCGACGTCGGGCACGATTCTCTTCGGCGGCCGTGATGTCACTTACATGCCGCCGCACAAGCGCGACATCGGTGTCGTCTTCCAGAACTACGCGCTCTTCCCGCATATGAGCGTCGGCGAGAACGTCGCCTTCCCCTTGCGTGCGCGTCGCCTGCCGAAGGCCGGCTGGCTCGACAAGGTGCGCGCCGCGCTCTCGATGGTCGGCCTCGCTGGCTATGAGGAGCGCGGCATCGCCCAGCTCTCCGGCGGCCAGCGCCAGCGCGTGGCGCTGGCGCGGGCCATGATCTTCGAGCCGCGCCTGATTCTGATGGACGAGCCGCTCTCCGCGCTCGACAAGCAGCTCCGCGAATCCATGCAGATCGAGCTGCGCACGCTGCACAGGCGCATCGGCGCCACCATCATCTATGTCACCCATGACCAGCGCGAGGCGCTGACCATGAGCGACCGCGTCGCGGTGATGAAGGATGGCCGGCTGATCCAGATCGACGCGCCCGAACGGCTGCACGATCATCCGGCCGATTCTTTCGTCGCGAGCTTTATCGGCGAGGCGACGATGTTGCCGGTCCGCCGCGTCGATGCCTCCAGCGTCGCGCTCGGCAATGCATTGCTGCGCAG comes from Bradyrhizobium sp. CCGE-LA001 and encodes:
- a CDS encoding TRAP transporter large permease, which encodes MLLLLGGFLVLMLLGVPVAIAMAVSSLLYILVSGVTPDVTLAQRMIAGVESFPLLAVPFFILAGNLMNIAGVTGRIYKFAVALVGWMRGGLGHVNIIGSVIFSGMSGTAIADAAGLGTIEIKAMKDHGYSTEFSVGVTAASATLGPIIPPSLPFVIYGMMANVSIGALFLGGVIPGVVLTLFMMVTVTYFAHKNKWGSDTPFSWPQLGSAGLEILIVLSFPMAIWLMVLAGLSVNMAVVIGLGTLLLIDWYFDFSAVMALMAPVILIGGMTLGWFTPTEAAVAAVIWSLFLGLVRYRTMTFRTVAKATFDTIETTASVLFIVTAASIFAWLLTVSQAAQMLSDWMLSITQNKWVFLALANVLILFVGCFIDTTAAITILVPILLPIVLKLGIDPIHFGLIMTLNLMIGLLHPPLGMVLFVLARVAKLSVERTTVAILPWLVPLMLALIAITFIPELTLWLPKYMGLSK
- a CDS encoding L-idonate 5-dehydrogenase; protein product: MTSTALAATLFGPEDLRMVEHPLDKLAEGMVRVRFGAGGICGSDMHYFRHARTGDFVVKSPLVLGHEISGEVVEISGTAANLKVGDRVAVNPSRWCGRCVACREGRPNLCENIYFMGSASKTPHMQGGFANYFDAIPAQCVKIPDHVSYQAAALAEPLAVCLHAVARAGNIEGKRGIIFGAGPIGLLTMLAAHRAGMTDVTVADIAPAPLAFATRLGASHVENVSGGEEGLKAQAASRPYDVAFEVSGTAAGLASAIGIVRRGGVVVQIGNLPGGQIPTPSNAVMAKEIDLRGSFRFGFEFMNAVELIADGSVDVLSLVTAERPLSTAPDALRLALDRSQSVKVVLTAN
- a CDS encoding ABC transporter ATP-binding protein, whose product is MDKRAESVEIRSASKTYGAVRALDDVSLNVGAGEFVSLLGPSGSGKTTLLGILGGFILPTSGTILFGGRDVTYMPPHKRDIGVVFQNYALFPHMSVGENVAFPLRARRLPKAGWLDKVRAALSMVGLAGYEERGIAQLSGGQRQRVALARAMIFEPRLILMDEPLSALDKQLRESMQIELRTLHRRIGATIIYVTHDQREALTMSDRVAVMKDGRLIQIDAPERLHDHPADSFVASFIGEATMLPVRRVDASSVALGNALLRSARAIPSGDALMLAVHSEKLLIDDGAQDAACNRLTGTVTDIVYQGESLRIFLALADGIALSLRQPSYHQAYSRIPPLGGSLTVTLHPEDTIVVPRVD
- the uxuA gene encoding mannonate dehydratase, whose amino-acid sequence is MLEGWRWYGPDDPVSLDDVRQAGASDIVSALHQVPIGEAWTRKAVEERKNFIENGQPGRSQLTWSVVESIPIPDDVKRLGGKATKSIEAWIASMEAVAASGIKIICYNFMPVVDWCRTDLEWELPNGARAMRFDQDRFAAFELHILKRPAAVQEYSPEEQVRAKALFEQMSQADIDYLVMVIASALPGSTTEPMTIPQFRDRLETYRDITPKILRQHLAEFLARVTPVAEQLGVSLTLHPDDPPRPLFGLPRIASSADDYQALFDAVPSKANGICLCTGSLGVRAENDLPDMAERFGPRIAFAHLRATKRETDGLSFYESDHLDGDVDMVAVLKALLKENARRSPEKRIVFRPDHGHRMLDDLAATKRTNPGYTAIGRLRGLAELRGAIRAIEHR
- a CDS encoding LysR family transcriptional regulator, with translation MPELRRMLPSSNALFVFDAAARNGSFTAAAAELNVTQPAVSRMLGQFEEHLGVRLFDRKAGRAVLTEEGELLYRRVLEGFRSIESGLVEIERRRKGTETVTLSVSSAFTTHWLMPRIDKLQKQFPQIDLRFQLISGALRGPVENVDLGMRFRDRDEPSSGGTLIMKEVMLPMCSPAYLGETDPAEGNTIIRLAETPGDWAADYASLLTGRRGAAKALSFTDYAVVVQAALLGQGIALGWLTVASHWLLTGALVPASDRLTTTRRLCEFLPPRNRPMRPIAAEIRDWIIAQMKSEIAAIDRLYPKLGAMAACY